The proteins below come from a single Drosophila busckii strain San Diego stock center, stock number 13000-0081.31 chromosome X, ASM1175060v1, whole genome shotgun sequence genomic window:
- the LOC117134905 gene encoding LOW QUALITY PROTEIN: uncharacterized protein LOC117134905 (The sequence of the model RefSeq protein was modified relative to this genomic sequence to represent the inferred CDS: deleted 1 base in 1 codon): MTHSLSCKLTTKQTITCQRFKFFIVKIYIIKQDIVMRPAIPPNERLVLTLRFLATGDSYHSLMYLFRIPVSTAVSLSVAELCMNACIGAFDGKHVVMEAPNSGSSYFNYKDTHSVVLMVLAHENYKIIYFDVEGKGRISDDSFFITCTTK; the protein is encoded by the exons ATGACGCACTCTcta AGCTGCAAACTGACGACGAAACAAACTATTACATGTCAgcgatttaaattttttattgtaaaaatttatataattaaacaagACATTGTTATGCGCCCTGCTATTCCACCAAATGAGCGATTAGTCCTGACATTGCGCTTTTTAGCTACGg GTGATTCATATCATTCTCTAATGTATCTTTTTCGCATTCCTGTGAGTACGGCTGTAAGCCTGAGTGTTGCCGAGCTGTGTATGAATGCCTG TATTGGTGCATTCGACGGAAAGCACGTAGTTATGGAAGCTCCTAACAGTGGTAGCAGCTACTTTAACTATAAGGACACA CACAGCGTTGTGCTAATGGTGTTAGCacatgaaaattataaaattatctACTTCGATGTAGAAGGGAAAGGAAGGATTTCAGATGATAGCTTTTTTATCACATGCACTACAAAATGA